In Mangifera indica cultivar Alphonso chromosome 14, CATAS_Mindica_2.1, whole genome shotgun sequence, the DNA window TAACTCGTACCTCCAATATCGTTATTACCATAGGTCTTCTTTTTAATCTCTGGTTCTTCGATTGGAATATTCTGTTCaacctttccattaaattcactccagTCTGAAAAAGTTGCTTCGTCCCCATTAAGAAATTCTTCTGCacgatacaatgcatcaacgttaacttcatttatatgtgcaaaatcttcctttgataattcttgtttcggattgatctcgatattttgaatctcttctacaccaatagtttgattttctggataactgctcgactccccaccttgaaaatcttcatttgcttgttgagtctcataactatcatcagtaactgtagttataacaaaaactggaacacattctttgaagaggttagatagaccgttaagaaccttaacatcctcatcattcgaaatttctatcGGAGCACCGTTGTCGAGATGCCTTGGTTTCATACtcaactgaatgttaaatatccgtcgatctatattacacttgtcgctcactatttcgattaattcttcgaataATGTGtattctggaattttaatcaatttcttattacctccaacatattttataacattatcatcattttctatccaatttcccccatatctaattgaagcatatccagccatttagattaatcctacaataaaatatataatcaacataaataatacaactgaaaataatatttacagatgtctattacataattatacctattccataattcaattatatattgtgactacttaaatatatcatgttttggtattaccctttaaaaaataataatttaatttaaaagggtagttttggtatttaagaggatatttggggcattttcgtttaaatattttaatataagggtatttttgcttaactcctaaaatttgggggtaaattgtatattgcctaaatcaaatatataatcaacataaataatacgactgaaaatagtatttacagatatctattacataattatatctatttcatacttcaattcgacaaaataatattattaaacataccctactaatttttattattttacttattacacacaactataatttattatataaaatgtcacatataattacattattaataaaataataacgattgaaataatatcatgttatcctatactactataatattaaaaacataacctatctaatttttattattttacatattacatataactataatttattatataaaatatcatatataattgcattattaataaaataataacgattaaagtaatgacagggataaatacctcgtaatgacgaacttttctcttcacgcccgaaatcttgaacacgaacttattttctctcttcagaaatctctctcagatatgttaaaaatgaaggaagatatgtggtttatatagaaatagaggaagggtagttttggtattattttggagtatttttgtttaaatactttaatttaagggtatttatgctttaaccccaaaatttatggtaaatttgtttattacccttaaataaaatagtaatttaaattagaaaggtagttttggtatttaatgAGATATTTGaggtattttcgtttaaatactttaatttaagagtatttatgctttaaccccaaaatttgaggtaaattttttattaccccacaaaaaagggcatttattttaatttccctaaaatttctcttaaaaaaaaagtttcaaagtactattggttttaaaaatatttttattaacttttttgtGGTAGCATTCTGAAtttgtgaaattaaaaattaataaaaatatttttaaaattaattccaCGTGCAGTGCAGGTGTAGCCATCCCATCGCAAAAGCGGGTATTTCAAGTGGTACGGATACAAGCTGATATGGATTAGAAACTTGAAACCCATATCCTCCTACGTACCCGTGGGCAAACCGTTCCTTTGCAGATCtaattctaattataatttaagaCAATCAGATCAGACTTAATTGTCTTCTGTTTTGACTTTAGAATGTAGTACAGTACAGTAGGCCTCCCGATGGTAATTTTCAATTCATCGTCTGCCTGAATCGTGGGATTTGTGGTTGGTGGTGGCTCAGTCTCATATAAAATCCTACTCTCCATCCCTCCCTCTTTTTCacatttcttgatttttatctTCAGACATCTTAACTCTCTGTCGGTGCCAAAATGAAGGTTATCGATAAGATTAGACAAGGTACTTCATCAGACAAGGTCGTCTTCTCCTTCGAATTCTTTCCCCCCAAGACCGAAGATGGCGTCGACAATCTCTTCGACCGTATGGACCGTATGGTCTCTCACAATCCCGCATTTTGCGACATCACCTGGGGCGCGGGTGGCTCCACCGCTGATCTCACTCTTGACATCGCTAACCGTATGCAGAACGTCATCTGTGTCGAGACTATGATGCATCTCACTTGTACTAACATGCCTGTTGAAAAGATCGACCATGCTCTTCAAACTATCAAGTCTAATGGCATTCAGAATGTTCTCGCTCTTCGTGGCGATCCTCCTCATGGACAGGATAAGTTCGTCCAGATCCAGGGTGGCTTTGCCTGCGCTCTCGACCTCGTATGTATTCTATGCCTACAGTTCTCATGTTCAGTAGTCTTAGCGTATGAAGTTGTTTCATATAATTGGCAGCTTAAAAAATCATTCAGTTTAACTGAAATATTTCTTAGTAATCATGTAAGTTATGTACACTTACATTTactatggttttatttttgtgggtgtaataatatgttaatttcgATAAACACGATTGTTAGTTACAACATAGAACCAAAATATGACTAATGTGGTTACTGGTTGTGGTAGATTTGCAGTATAAATTCTTTTGTCAGTGTGAATTACTATTGTTACTAATTTTGCAGGTGAAACATATTAGATCCCAGTATGGTGACTACTTTGGCATTACTGTTGCCGGTTACCCaggttatttttgtttgattttaatattttttattggtaattaattaatcgttatgaatataattataataacgGTAATCTATATTGATGATCAGAGGCACACCCCGATGCCATTGGACCTGATGGAGTGGCTACTTTGGAATCTTATACCAACGATCTTCAATATCTGAAGAAAAAGGTCGTACTACTATTCATTTCGCGCAACAATAAACTCATAATCAATAGCTAAtcatattttgaattgattatttatgGAGTTTGTATTGAATTTATGACGGATGGAGTTGAGTGTTCTGATGGTTTGATTTGATAGGTGGATGCTGGCGCAGATCTGATTGTTACTCAACTTTTTTATGATACTGATATCTTTCTCAAGTTTGTGAATGACTGCCGCCAAATTGGAATAACTTGCCCCATTGTACCCGGAATTATGCCAATTAATAACTACAAGGGTTTCTTGCGCATGACTGGTTTTTGTAAAACAAAGGTATGGCAGTTCCTGTGTGTTCACATAACTAAAGTAACTTTATGAAAATTGTGAACTATTAGTTGTTACCATTGATTTCTATGCCATTTGAAATGGACAAAATTGGAGAAAGTAATTAACTGAGAATTTTGACCTTGTGTGTGCTTGCTAAACATTCATCCTTCATTTTGTGCTATGTCTGTTGAttgttgataatatttgatAGAATTTCGTGGTTCTTCTATATTTATTGACATAAGTTTGCTTTTGATGGTATGTTGTAGATACCAGCTGAGGTTACTGCTGCCCTGGAGCCTATCAAAGACAATGAAGAAGCTGTTAAAGCCTATGGAATTCACCTTGGAACAGAAATGTGCAAGAAAATCTTAGCTAATGGGATCAAGACATTGCATCTCTATACACTAAATATGGAGAAGTCAGCATTAGCCATTTTAATGGTTATTTCCAGATATCCTATTCAGATTTGAACTATCCTGTTTGtgattaatatttatcattaagGTTGGGCCTTCCTAATGATAGATTTACATTTGTAGAATCTTGGTTTGATTGAACAGTCCAAAATTTCCAGATCCTTACCTTGGAGACCTCCTACTAATATTTTCCGTGTTAAAGAAGGTGTTCGTCCTATATTTTGGTAAGCAGTGTAAATTAGGCTGcaaaattatgagatttgataGTATGATCGAAGCATCCATATAACTTGCTTATTACTGTGCAACATGTCATTGCATTGTAATAGGTAAACTTTTGTAGACATCTTATATACTGGTCTATGGATACAGGGCTAATCGTCCAAAGAGTTACTTGTCAAGGACAACAGGTTGGGATCAGTATCCTTGTGGGCGATGGGGTGATTCTCGTAATCCATCATATGGTGCTTTATCTGACTATCAGGTAATGATATGATTATTGAACTTCAGCCTTTTTCTTTCAGATACTGTTagaactttcaaattttaatccaagttattgtttttttcaatcTCTGAATATGTTTCTTGAGAAAAGAATTTAATGCTTCTGTTTCAGTTGCAATCTATGTTTGTTGGACAACAAGCTTGTTGTATACTGATCTctgtaattttgaaaactatgcTTACATGACATCCAAATCAGATACGGCGATGCACTTATGTAATCATCATTTGCTTTTGTGATTCTGTGGCTTGTTTCATATATTTCTGTTGGTTTTTCATCCATGGGGTCTATTTGCTCTGATTTGATGGGTGTGTTACTTCAGTGTTTtccttttagtttaaaaaaaacatagatcAAGAGGAAAATTAGAAATGATATGAGAGAAGATAGGCAGCGATAGGTGATgggaagaaaagaaattgttgtaTTAGATACTCTTGTTGAAGGACACTATTCTTAATATAGACAAATGTATTGTATTCTTAAAGTCATTGAATTACGAATTATGATTCACAGAAAAAGTTGTCCTTAATTAGATGTCACATGCACTGTTGTGGACATTTTTGGAGTAATACATAAGTTGAACTTCTCTGATTAATGTTATGTTATGCGTTATTATGGATCTAGTGCTCCAGAGTCAACAGTTGTCTTGTAATGGTAAAGGATACTGGCCCCCACGGAATTTGGTTCTCTGTACACATGGTTCTTGGAATGCTTTGTTATGATTCTGTTAAGATGATGCATTGCACTTGAATGCAAAATGCCATGGCTGTGTAAATTATATGGATGTGTAGATGTTGCTTTCTTCTATTTGTATTATTGTCGTATTCTCAGTATCTCttttcattttatgtgataattATTCGTTTGATTATCATACTTGAGAATTGATCTTGTCATGATGACAAATGTATTATGATACTTGAGAATTGAGAATTAATATAGACAAATGTATTGTATTCTTAAAGTCATTGAATTACAAATTATGATACACAGAAAAAGTTGTCCTTAATTAGGTGTCATATGCACTGTTGTAGACATTTTTGGAGCTAATACATATGTAGAACTTCTCTGATTAATGTTATGTTATGCATTATTATGGATCTAGTGCTCCACAGTCAACACTTGTCTTGTAATGGTAAAGGATACTGGCCCCTGTGGAATTTGGTTCTCCGTACACATGGTTCTTGGAATGCTTTGTTATGATTCTGTTAAGATGATGCATTGCATGTGTATGCAAAATGCCATGGCTGTGTAAATTATATAGATGTGTAGATGTTGCTTTcttctatttatattattgtcaAATTCTCAATATCTCTTTTCATTTTACGTGATAATCATTcgtttgattatgatatttgaGAATTGATCTTGTTATGATGAAAACCCACAACTTAGTTGAAGGATGTTCGTTCACTTATCATTTAATTTAGACATTGTGAATATGTCATGTTTGactcaatttataattttctgaACAGTTCATGCGTCCACGTGCACGAGACAAGAAACTTCAAGATGAATGGGCTGTCCCCTTGAAAAGCATTGAAGATATTTGTGAAGTAAAGATTCATCTCTGATGTATTGTGTTTTCTCTTCCTGAATCAAATAATTACAACTGCATGGGTTAACATGGTTCTGTTGGGAATGTTGTATATCAGAAATTTAAGAAATACTGCCTTGGGAAGTTGAGAAGTAGTCCTTGGTCTGAGTTAGACCTTCAGCCAGAGACAAACATCATAAATGAACAGCTTGGGAAGATCAACATGAAAGGTTTTCTCACAATCAATAGCCAACCAGCTGTCAACGGAGAAAGCTCCGATTCACCAACTGTCGGTAAGTAAAAACATGTGCAGATTTATGCTTCCTATGTGTCTATTTGGATGTGctttttggaaaattattttcatacaGAAGATatacttgttttttatttttgtataattatattaaatgtgttTGCTAGTTCTGTTAAGTTAGTGAGACTTcagataaaagttttattttactGAGTTGGCAATAAGTTGTACTTGTTGATTAGGGTCCTTTTTATAAAAGGGCAGCAGTATTGTTCTTGTACAGGCTTTTGTGCATTTTATTGAAGGATTACTCTTCCCCTATATGTTTTCCCTGGTCCCCTTCCATTTCCCAATAATTTTGCTCCACAGCAGAGTGCTTACCACCATGTGTCTCATCACATTTCTGATACGTGGTTGCAGGATGGGGTGGGCCAGGAGGATATGTTTACCAGAAGTCCTATCTAGAGTTTTTCTGCTCTAAGGAGAAGTTGAATGCACTTGTTGAAAAATGCAAGGCTCTGCCATTTATAACTTATATGGCTGTCAACAAAGAAGGGAATTGGATATCCAATTGCAGTGAAACAAATGTGAATGCGGTAACTTGGGGAGTCTTCCCCGGTAAGGAGATTATCCAACCTACTGTTGTTGATCCTACTAGTTTTGTGGTGTGGAAGGACGAGGCATTTGAAATATGGTCAAGATCATGGGCTGCCTTATTCCCACAAGGTGACTCATCAAGAAAATTGCTTGAAGAGGTTagattgtaattttaaaaatgtcatcttatattttattagttactCGTTCATGTATCATAATAACCATAATGCTTCTTCCTCTATATATTTGCAGGTGCAGAGCAACTATTATTTGGTTAGCTTGGTCGAAAATGACTACGTCCAAGGCGATATATTTTCTGTTTTCGCAGATTTCTGAAATGAATTGTTCAACTCAGCTCGTCACTTTGAAGGTCATGGAAGGCATCCACAGTGGTACCCATCTCAAATTCAGTTATAATTCTATTTGCGATTGGAATgtattgaattatattattgttaattgaTTGTAGTAATAAGATATTGGGATTTTGATACCTCCCTACTGGTTAGAGCAAGCTTCATTTGGGGtttgtatttaatattgtttgttGGATGGAAACTGAAATCTGCAAATTGTTGTACTGTAACCTATTATAGCCTTCTAATACGAGATGATTCATGTCTGTACTACTTTTCAAGCCTTTAATACTTTGCCCTCATCCAATGGCTTGTAGTAGAAGAAACTCTGAGAAGATAGTTTGACGCACTCTTAGGTAACGTGTTTTTTTGTCAATGAATTgtttcccttttgttgttttcatcCACATGCATGGGAGATATAACTAAGCAGAAGCAGTCACAAGACAATCAAACTTTCTGCTTCAAATTGGAGATATAATCAAGCAGCAGTCTCAGAAATCCAAATCTACAGCTCCTGGAAACTGAATGTTTTTGCGTGCTAGCTTTATTTAAGGATTGAAAAAGAGCACTAGCACTAGTGGTTGTAAGTTATGTGGAATGGAGATGAGCTTTAAGACTTCATATGCAAAAAGATACACCAACTccaatattgatttttttcaggCTGATATGTCTTAGGAAgaaataactttgaaaaaagaCATTTGGTCTTTTATCTGACATTATCATCCCTTGCCTTAGCGGTAAAGTGCTTCAAGAAACATAAAACAAGAACCTAATAACTTTTCAACCGGGCCAAGCATCAACATGAGCAAGCTGGTGGCAGACATGATGGCACTTACGGGACCTGAAATCACTTTTACTTATTAAACTCAGAGTAATGATAACAGACAATAATACATGATGATGACAGACAGTATAAAATAGCTGACAAAATGCTTCTCAATTTTCAatctttgaatatttaattCTACATTCACTTTCCTCTCACgttaaatctttaaaaagaaaaccataTGACATCCAGGGTTTATTGGTACCAAAAAAGCAGTGcagaattaaaatgaaattcacAGGCTGCTCAGCCGATATTTGCATTCTTCAGAGATCTGCACATCACTACACCTGCACAAGTCTGCATGAATTGCTCTCCAAGCATAGCAATACAAGAATCATCTGTCTTGAGATGAGGCTGAACTGATTCCCAAATCTTTTTCTTCTGAATCTGCATAATGTAACGAGCAAAACACAACACAGCTTTAAGGACATCAGCCGACATAACATCAAGCATGCCACAACAGTTTATCCTAACAACAACACTCACTTCaccaatattttattgtttaataaaaagatGTATCAAGCGTTTCGTCATACAACTGAAAAGAAGGGCTCTTGCTGGTTTATAGTATTCCCaggggataaaaaaaaaaaaagaatcacagaaatatattgagaaaaataaaaaacaaagcataataaaatgaagaagCCATTCGTATGTTTGGTTTTAACCCAATTAGAgtataataaaatgaaacaataacATGCCAATTCagcaacaaatcaaataaaaaattacatctttTGAAGCGAATTAATCAATGAAGTAACCTGGTTAGGCGTGGCAGGAGCTGattgattttctttatcttcttcagaGCCAAACCATATTCTTGCTCCAGGAAGTGAACCCTCAGGAGGCTCAAGCAGCTCAACATTCTCATGAGCAGCATCAGAAGCAGCCAAAAGCATTCCATTAGACTTCACACCTCGCATATTTCTGGGCTTCAAATTAGCGAGCACAATTACTTTTCTATCCTGCAAGAAATCAATGGGAATGTACTTAACGAGACCACTGCATATAATTCTGGGCCCAGCTTCACCCACGTCCACTTCTTCCACATAAAGCGGATCCGCCTCCGCGTGTCTCCACGCTTTTATTATTCGGCCAACCCTTATGTCGAGCATGTTGGCTGCATCCTTTATGTTAACATTGTTATCCTTAGCCTTATCTGACGATGATGAAgtggtggaggtggtggtggcAGCAGTGTCTGGGGTGTTAGTTGGAGATGTGCAAAATGAGGGGGAGAGATTAGAGTTGTTGTGGGGATGATGGGGGTGAAAGTGATAGAATCGTGGAGTTTGGGATATGGGGCTGATTTTCTGCGACGATAGTGAAAAGGAAAGGGGTCTATTTGTGGATTTGGCGGAAGAGAAGGGAGAAATGAGGAGCTGGACACGAACGCCGCCGGCGCCGCCTCTCAAAATGTTGGCCCCAACAGCCATAGTAGTTGTTGCCATCTAGTAATTTGAAGTATTTCTTCTTACTCTCCAGAAGCTCTGGGTTGGAGCCGTCAGCTTCTTCACAGAAGAGATTTAAAAGAACATTTGGGGGAaatatttggttaaaagtaatttaaCAATGGTGTAATCTAGCATACAATCAGATTGTctagtattaaaataatttttattttttatttattaaaatttataatatctttttccattaatataataattaccattaaatataatttgatttagtttgaaatttaaaacaattttagtttgattttaaaattttttaaatcatttttcaatttagtttaaaaaaacttttaaactgTACCACATTCCTAATTCAAAGgcttaaacaattaaaaaaaaaaaggcaattgtGGTTGTTTTCTTGACCAAGTACTCCCACAGAACATGAAGCTCCAAGGtactctttaaatttttatttaggccaaacgactatttcccacccaaggtatgctgcaatctcaagtttctatcatttaactatagaaacaccaaacacccacccatgaccggttaaatttaacgaaaccctaacccttgaaaatttaatctcattttcccccataaaagtttaaaaactaacattttttccctaaactaagtttgaaaagattgcattccccccctagggtttagtttccaaacc includes these proteins:
- the LOC123196293 gene encoding methylenetetrahydrofolate reductase 2-like, which produces MKVIDKIRQGTSSDKVVFSFEFFPPKTEDGVDNLFDRMDRMVSHNPAFCDITWGAGGSTADLTLDIANRMQNVICVETMMHLTCTNMPVEKIDHALQTIKSNGIQNVLALRGDPPHGQDKFVQIQGGFACALDLVKHIRSQYGDYFGITVAGYPEAHPDAIGPDGVATLESYTNDLQYLKKKVDAGADLIVTQLFYDTDIFLKFVNDCRQIGITCPIVPGIMPINNYKGFLRMTGFCKTKIPAEVTAALEPIKDNEEAVKAYGIHLGTEMCKKILANGIKTLHLYTLNMEKSALAILMNLGLIEQSKISRSLPWRPPTNIFRVKEGVRPIFWANRPKSYLSRTTGWDQYPCGRWGDSRNPSYGALSDYQFMRPRARDKKLQDEWAVPLKSIEDICEKFKKYCLGKLRSSPWSELDLQPETNIINEQLGKINMKGFLTINSQPAVNGESSDSPTVGWGGPGGYVYQKSYLEFFCSKEKLNALVEKCKALPFITYMAVNKEGNWISNCSETNVNAVTWGVFPGKEIIQPTVVDPTSFVVWKDEAFEIWSRSWAALFPQGDSSRKLLEEVQSNYYLVSLVENDYVQGDIFSVFADF
- the LOC123196295 gene encoding aminoacyl tRNA synthase complex-interacting multifunctional protein 1 — translated: MATTTMAVGANILRGGAGGVRVQLLISPFSSAKSTNRPLSFSLSSQKISPISQTPRFYHFHPHHPHNNSNLSPSFCTSPTNTPDTAATTTSTTSSSSDKAKDNNVNIKDAANMLDIRVGRIIKAWRHAEADPLYVEEVDVGEAGPRIICSGLVKYIPIDFLQDRKVIVLANLKPRNMRGVKSNGMLLAASDAAHENVELLEPPEGSLPGARIWFGSEEDKENQSAPATPNQIQKKKIWESVQPHLKTDDSCIAMLGEQFMQTCAGVVMCRSLKNANIG